In Tiliqua scincoides isolate rTilSci1 chromosome 1, rTilSci1.hap2, whole genome shotgun sequence, the following are encoded in one genomic region:
- the CYB561A3 gene encoding lysosomal membrane ascorbate-dependent ferrireductase CYB561A3 isoform X1, translated as MSENDSGGGSPVELLDYSSRHAPRLRRKRGVLPGSCEMPSVPFLPFSIFLGILGVLCVGLTSFWGQHWLGGFAWDGSSKMFNWHPVLMVTGMLVLYSTAALVYRVPISWEGPKLPWKLLHAALTLAVFILVVLGLVAVFEFHNKKEIPNMYSLHSWLGLATVLLFSGQWLMGFTYFLLPWTPIWLRSFYKPIHVFFGSSILSLAVAACISGVNEKLFFRLTNQTTPYNKLPAEAWFANSLGMLILVFGLLVLWSLATPTWKRPDVDLQEIQEPLLQEAR; from the exons ATGAGTGAAAACGACTCGGGCGGAGGGTCGCCTGTAGAGCTCTTGGACTACTCTTCCCGGCATGCTCCGCGCCTCAGGCGCAAGCGAG gtgtgctccctggtagTTGTGAGATGCCTAGTGTCCCATTCCTGCCATTTTCAATCTTCCTGGGAATTCTTGGTGTCCTGTGTGTGGGGCTCACAAGTTTCTGGGGCCAACACTGGCTTGGAGGCTTTGCCTGGGATGGCTCTTCAAAGATGTTCAACTGGCACCCAGTCCTCATGGTGACGGGCATGTTGGTCTTGTATAGCACAG CAGCCCTGGTGTATCGTGTCCCCATCTCCTGGGAGGGGCCCAAGCTCCCATGGAAGCTGCTGCATGCAGCACTGACCTTGGCAGTGTTTATCCTTGTTGTACTGGGACTGGTGGCTGTCTTTGAATTTCACAACAAGAAGGAAATTCCCAACATGTACTCACTGCACAGTTGGCTAGGGCTAGCTACTGTGCTACTTTTCTCCGGTCAG TGGCTAATGGGATTTACATATTTCCTACTGCCTTGGACCCCCATCTGGCTGCGATCCTTTTACAAACCTATCCATGTCTTCTTTGGCTCATCCATCCTTTCTTTGGCTGTGGCAGCCTGCATCTCTGGCGTCAATGAAAAGCTGTTCTTCAGGCT AACAAACCAAACAACCCCATACAACAAGCTTCCTGCAGAGGCTTGGTTTGCCAACAGCCTGGGAATGCTCATTCTAGTCTTTGGGCTGCTGGTGTTGTGGTCTCTTGCCACACCGACATGGAAGCGTCCAGATGTGGATTTGCAAGAGATCCAAGAG CCCTTGCTGCAAGAAGCCAGATGA
- the CYB561A3 gene encoding lysosomal membrane ascorbate-dependent ferrireductase CYB561A3 isoform X2 has translation MLIKALLSTLGSYWCLSCPIWPLYPEVTGVLPGSCEMPSVPFLPFSIFLGILGVLCVGLTSFWGQHWLGGFAWDGSSKMFNWHPVLMVTGMLVLYSTAALVYRVPISWEGPKLPWKLLHAALTLAVFILVVLGLVAVFEFHNKKEIPNMYSLHSWLGLATVLLFSGQWLMGFTYFLLPWTPIWLRSFYKPIHVFFGSSILSLAVAACISGVNEKLFFRLTNQTTPYNKLPAEAWFANSLGMLILVFGLLVLWSLATPTWKRPDVDLQEIQEPLLQEAR, from the exons atgctcataaaagccctcctgtccactctgggatcttactggtgtttgtcatgtcccATCTGGCCTCtctatccagaagtaactg gtgtgctccctggtagTTGTGAGATGCCTAGTGTCCCATTCCTGCCATTTTCAATCTTCCTGGGAATTCTTGGTGTCCTGTGTGTGGGGCTCACAAGTTTCTGGGGCCAACACTGGCTTGGAGGCTTTGCCTGGGATGGCTCTTCAAAGATGTTCAACTGGCACCCAGTCCTCATGGTGACGGGCATGTTGGTCTTGTATAGCACAG CAGCCCTGGTGTATCGTGTCCCCATCTCCTGGGAGGGGCCCAAGCTCCCATGGAAGCTGCTGCATGCAGCACTGACCTTGGCAGTGTTTATCCTTGTTGTACTGGGACTGGTGGCTGTCTTTGAATTTCACAACAAGAAGGAAATTCCCAACATGTACTCACTGCACAGTTGGCTAGGGCTAGCTACTGTGCTACTTTTCTCCGGTCAG TGGCTAATGGGATTTACATATTTCCTACTGCCTTGGACCCCCATCTGGCTGCGATCCTTTTACAAACCTATCCATGTCTTCTTTGGCTCATCCATCCTTTCTTTGGCTGTGGCAGCCTGCATCTCTGGCGTCAATGAAAAGCTGTTCTTCAGGCT AACAAACCAAACAACCCCATACAACAAGCTTCCTGCAGAGGCTTGGTTTGCCAACAGCCTGGGAATGCTCATTCTAGTCTTTGGGCTGCTGGTGTTGTGGTCTCTTGCCACACCGACATGGAAGCGTCCAGATGTGGATTTGCAAGAGATCCAAGAG CCCTTGCTGCAAGAAGCCAGATGA
- the CYB561A3 gene encoding lysosomal membrane ascorbate-dependent ferrireductase CYB561A3 isoform X3 yields MPSVPFLPFSIFLGILGVLCVGLTSFWGQHWLGGFAWDGSSKMFNWHPVLMVTGMLVLYSTAALVYRVPISWEGPKLPWKLLHAALTLAVFILVVLGLVAVFEFHNKKEIPNMYSLHSWLGLATVLLFSGQWLMGFTYFLLPWTPIWLRSFYKPIHVFFGSSILSLAVAACISGVNEKLFFRLTNQTTPYNKLPAEAWFANSLGMLILVFGLLVLWSLATPTWKRPDVDLQEIQEPLLQEAR; encoded by the exons ATGCCTAGTGTCCCATTCCTGCCATTTTCAATCTTCCTGGGAATTCTTGGTGTCCTGTGTGTGGGGCTCACAAGTTTCTGGGGCCAACACTGGCTTGGAGGCTTTGCCTGGGATGGCTCTTCAAAGATGTTCAACTGGCACCCAGTCCTCATGGTGACGGGCATGTTGGTCTTGTATAGCACAG CAGCCCTGGTGTATCGTGTCCCCATCTCCTGGGAGGGGCCCAAGCTCCCATGGAAGCTGCTGCATGCAGCACTGACCTTGGCAGTGTTTATCCTTGTTGTACTGGGACTGGTGGCTGTCTTTGAATTTCACAACAAGAAGGAAATTCCCAACATGTACTCACTGCACAGTTGGCTAGGGCTAGCTACTGTGCTACTTTTCTCCGGTCAG TGGCTAATGGGATTTACATATTTCCTACTGCCTTGGACCCCCATCTGGCTGCGATCCTTTTACAAACCTATCCATGTCTTCTTTGGCTCATCCATCCTTTCTTTGGCTGTGGCAGCCTGCATCTCTGGCGTCAATGAAAAGCTGTTCTTCAGGCT AACAAACCAAACAACCCCATACAACAAGCTTCCTGCAGAGGCTTGGTTTGCCAACAGCCTGGGAATGCTCATTCTAGTCTTTGGGCTGCTGGTGTTGTGGTCTCTTGCCACACCGACATGGAAGCGTCCAGATGTGGATTTGCAAGAGATCCAAGAG CCCTTGCTGCAAGAAGCCAGATGA